Proteins from a genomic interval of Paracholeplasma manati:
- a CDS encoding DNA alkylation repair protein, with protein sequence MTELNRIYNDLLTLIDEGTYKRLSKQPKPFQYIGVKMGDLRQYASKLPKNNALADALFELNYYETMLLATMIVDPNTLDSTRVVDWCLKANSSNIVDQGIANFFLDLNDADSILKTLSIATNEHLEYAFFALLSSYFRSQPLELIDTVYSKAWLDRIRDTIQNKPLSIQNAMNNAVVSAGLHVPSLVTLATLVASHIGYVMPLVARNSCNIQSASDYLVRYGDNPKYSRVARLRQSK encoded by the coding sequence TTGACCGAACTAAATCGAATATATAATGACTTATTAACCTTGATAGATGAAGGCACATATAAAAGACTTTCTAAACAGCCTAAACCTTTTCAATACATCGGCGTGAAAATGGGTGACTTGAGACAATACGCATCGAAACTACCAAAAAACAACGCATTGGCTGATGCGTTGTTCGAATTGAATTACTATGAAACCATGTTATTAGCAACCATGATTGTTGATCCAAACACATTGGATTCCACCAGAGTGGTTGATTGGTGCTTAAAAGCAAACTCAAGTAACATCGTCGATCAAGGGATTGCAAACTTCTTTTTGGATTTAAACGATGCCGACTCAATACTCAAAACGCTCTCGATTGCTACTAATGAACACCTTGAATATGCCTTTTTCGCATTACTTTCGAGTTATTTCAGATCACAACCACTGGAGTTGATCGATACTGTTTACTCAAAAGCATGGCTAGATAGAATACGTGACACCATTCAAAATAAACCCTTATCCATCCAAAACGCGATGAATAATGCTGTGGTATCGGCAGGTTTACATGTGCCTTCTTTAGTGACGTTAGCCACCCTGGTCGCATCCCATATAGGCTATGTAATGCCTTTGGTTGCGAGAAACAGTTGTAATATCCAAAGTGCGAGTGATTATTTGGTTCGCTATGGTGATAACCCAAAGTATTCTAGGGTAGCTAGACTTAGACAATCTAAATAG
- a CDS encoding bacteriophage abortive infection AbiH family protein: MKLLIIGNGFDKKCKLNSSFKDYFESSITNKIDFGFLTGRISASSIRGFIVANKKNLSSMNIIDILLMNAYYDKDPLWSDVEMYIFHLVYQKSDSNGLLVNSYWENLRIILNREIYSYDHLINNKDILTTALDKDKFILMTMIYYSLLDQEKTESPDSWVRFLNKEVHRFEDNFKEYLYAQSENNELYKNNSIKLYDFFFSTIGQGLDIHSNFRVLSFNYTDAPSPYDSVTTYVHGKLSHNRIIIGIDSSKFDYNQHGYLFSKTYKKVEQLLLPSKKNQFDIMENKYSHIMFFGHSLNEQDYSYFQTIFDKFDLYNSSIALTFYYSFYEGKEKNDIEMDQVKAITKLIESYGKTLNNKYQGKNLLHRMINQNRINIIFLPDIDTLQFITK; encoded by the coding sequence ATGAAACTCTTAATTATTGGCAATGGATTTGATAAAAAATGCAAACTCAATTCAAGTTTTAAAGATTACTTTGAAAGTTCAATTACTAACAAAATTGATTTTGGATTTTTAACCGGCAGAATATCAGCTTCAAGTATTAGAGGTTTTATTGTTGCAAATAAAAAAAATTTGTCCAGTATGAATATAATTGACATTCTATTAATGAATGCTTATTATGATAAAGATCCGTTATGGTCAGATGTCGAAATGTACATCTTTCATCTTGTTTATCAAAAATCAGACTCTAATGGACTATTAGTTAATTCTTACTGGGAAAATCTTAGAATAATACTTAATCGTGAAATTTATAGTTACGATCACTTAATCAACAATAAAGACATTTTAACAACGGCTTTAGATAAAGATAAATTCATACTGATGACTATGATTTATTACTCATTATTGGATCAAGAAAAAACAGAAAGTCCTGATTCATGGGTGAGGTTCCTCAACAAAGAGGTACATAGGTTTGAAGACAACTTTAAAGAATATTTATATGCTCAATCTGAGAACAATGAATTATATAAGAATAATTCTATTAAATTATATGATTTCTTTTTTTCCACTATTGGCCAAGGATTGGATATCCATAGTAATTTTAGAGTCTTATCATTTAACTATACTGATGCTCCATCACCATATGATTCAGTTACAACTTATGTTCATGGCAAATTAAGTCATAATAGGATAATAATTGGTATTGATAGTTCTAAATTTGATTATAATCAGCACGGTTACTTATTTAGTAAAACATACAAAAAGGTAGAACAACTTCTGTTGCCTTCTAAAAAAAATCAATTTGACATTATGGAAAATAAGTATAGCCACATAATGTTTTTTGGGCATTCTTTAAATGAACAGGATTATTCTTACTTTCAAACTATTTTCGATAAGTTTGATTTATATAACAGTTCTATCGCATTAACTTTTTATTATTCATTTTATGAGGGTAAAGAAAAAAATGATATAGAAATGGATCAAGTGAAAGCTATAACAAAACTTATAGAGAGTTATGGAAAGACTTTGAATAATAAATATCAAGGGAAGAATTTACTTCACCGCATGATTAATCAAAATCGAATCAATATAATTTTTTTGCCTGACATTGATACACTTCAATTTATTACAAAATAG
- a CDS encoding ABC transporter permease — MKSLKNWISKSYIGIILAFCYAPIFSLIIFSFNENKSLTNWGGFSLKWYEKLFDSTDIMTAVIMTIVIAVLATLISVFIGTLAAISLSKSKKVFKDVMLGVNNVPIVNPEIVTAVGLLLLFVSFQIDRGYTTMLLAHVAFCTPYVVITVYPKVKSLDPNLAEAANDLGATPVQALWLVVFPQIKVAIFAAAAIAFTMSFDDFVISYFTAGSATNISIYLYTLRRGVEPTINALSTIIIVIIGVVVTYRYLKSNQNNEQEIE; from the coding sequence ATGAAATCCCTTAAAAACTGGATATCCAAATCTTATATTGGGATCATCCTCGCGTTTTGTTACGCACCAATTTTTTCACTAATCATTTTCTCTTTTAATGAGAATAAGAGTTTGACCAATTGGGGTGGATTTTCACTCAAATGGTATGAAAAATTATTTGATTCGACCGATATCATGACAGCGGTCATTATGACCATTGTCATCGCGGTCCTCGCAACATTGATTTCAGTATTCATCGGAACCCTCGCAGCGATTTCACTGTCGAAATCGAAAAAGGTATTTAAAGATGTGATGCTTGGGGTCAATAACGTGCCTATCGTTAACCCAGAGATTGTCACTGCCGTGGGATTATTGTTACTATTTGTTTCATTCCAGATTGACCGTGGTTACACGACCATGTTGCTAGCCCATGTGGCGTTTTGTACCCCATATGTCGTGATTACGGTGTATCCAAAGGTTAAAAGTTTGGATCCTAATCTCGCGGAAGCAGCGAACGATTTGGGGGCAACCCCAGTTCAAGCTTTATGGTTGGTCGTGTTCCCACAAATCAAGGTCGCGATTTTCGCTGCAGCAGCCATCGCATTCACCATGAGTTTTGATGATTTCGTCATCTCGTACTTTACCGCTGGGTCGGCTACCAACATCAGCATCTACTTATATACATTAAGACGTGGGGTTGAACCCACCATCAATGCGTTATCTACCATCATCATCGTCATCATTGGCGTGGTGGTGACTTATCGATATTTGAAATCGAACCAAAACAACGAACAGGAGATTGAATAA
- a CDS encoding helix-turn-helix transcriptional regulator, which produces MKKRSTGLNLDYIRGCLAQSRISQKQLAKFLNKSENSINAALNGKTLFSSIEIKMMSELFGVSVESLFVDNKEGSK; this is translated from the coding sequence ATGAAAAAAAGAAGTACAGGTTTAAATTTGGATTACATTAGAGGATGTTTAGCACAAAGTAGAATTAGTCAGAAACAATTAGCTAAGTTTTTGAACAAATCAGAAAATTCTATTAATGCAGCATTAAATGGCAAAACACTATTCAGTAGTATTGAGATTAAAATGATGTCTGAACTGTTTGGTGTGAGTGTTGAATCGTTATTTGTTGATAATAAGGAAGGTTCAAAATGA
- a CDS encoding site-specific integrase gives MAVCKRGDKYSYRVYVYDHERGKNRQIEKRGFTTRKAARQAEVEFLSKYELTNSLKKHELSFKTVYDFYLYQKKKEWKATTYYGIKKILDKWLLEPFKNLDFTKITKSHINKWRNELDNHGFSSRYKNKLLTNLKSMFSLAMDEFDIQHNVVKSEPSFRDDKLSVESGIYTEDEFKMFQSVINDNQYKLLFTMLFYTGLRIGEIRALKWNDIDTDKGSIVINKQISNKTFDRKPILVQPKTKSSNREVFYPKKEINPLLELNVSVLSDFYGNNKSLFVFGYKKPLSETTIRRKNEHYSKAACLHTIRIHDFRHSYITMLFYKNVDPLTTKDQVGHSSVKTTLDIYTKLEKDTRKNRINSAFDDE, from the coding sequence ATGGCAGTTTGTAAACGTGGTGATAAGTATTCATATCGAGTTTATGTATATGATCATGAACGTGGTAAAAATAGACAGATTGAGAAACGTGGATTTACAACACGAAAAGCAGCGAGACAAGCAGAAGTAGAATTCTTATCAAAGTATGAATTAACAAATAGTTTAAAAAAACATGAACTTAGTTTTAAAACGGTTTATGATTTCTATTTGTATCAAAAGAAAAAAGAATGGAAAGCAACCACATATTATGGTATTAAAAAGATATTGGATAAATGGCTACTTGAACCATTTAAAAATTTAGACTTCACAAAGATTACTAAATCGCACATTAACAAGTGGAGAAATGAATTAGACAATCATGGTTTTTCATCCAGGTATAAGAATAAGTTATTAACTAATCTCAAATCGATGTTTTCATTGGCCATGGATGAGTTTGATATTCAACATAATGTAGTCAAAAGTGAGCCATCTTTTAGAGATGATAAATTAAGCGTAGAATCTGGTATATATACTGAAGATGAATTTAAGATGTTTCAAAGTGTAATTAATGATAACCAATATAAGTTATTGTTTACGATGCTATTCTATACTGGTTTAAGAATTGGTGAAATCAGAGCATTAAAATGGAATGACATCGATACGGATAAAGGATCAATAGTAATCAATAAACAAATTAGCAATAAAACCTTTGATAGAAAACCAATACTAGTACAACCAAAAACTAAAAGTTCAAATCGTGAAGTATTCTATCCAAAGAAAGAGATTAATCCACTACTAGAGTTGAATGTATCGGTTTTGAGCGACTTTTATGGAAATAATAAATCCTTATTCGTCTTCGGTTATAAAAAGCCTCTATCGGAAACAACCATTAGAAGAAAGAACGAACATTATTCAAAGGCTGCATGTTTACATACTATTCGGATTCATGACTTTAGACATTCATATATAACCATGCTGTTTTATAAAAATGTCGATCCATTAACAACAAAAGATCAAGTCGGTCATTCATCAGTTAAAACGACTTTAGATATTTACACTAAGCTAGAAAAAGATACAAGAAAAAATAGAATCAATTCAGCTTTTGATGATGAATAA
- the potA gene encoding spermidine/putrescine ABC transporter ATP-binding protein, with the protein MKKLIELKGITKAFGGQVVLKGIDLDIYENEFVTLLGPSGCGKTTTLRIIGGFEKPSSGEVLFNGESVADLPPHKRPTNTVFQRYALFPHLDVYENVAFGLRLKKEYQKMPAKAREALIEQKVSKYLQMVGLVGYENRSVHKMSGGQQQRVAIARALINEPQVLLLDEPLAALDLKLRQEMQYELKEIQRNAGITFIFVTHDQEEALTMSDKIVVMNEGEILQVGTPEDIYNEPSSRFVAGFIGESNIIEGIMKDDYLVHFDGKDYVCVDYGFKKNEVVDIVLRPEDLDIVEPGQGFIEGIVDSIIFKGVHYEIDVKTPERIYTIHTIKYHAEGSQVSIVFDKEDVHVMEKW; encoded by the coding sequence ATGAAAAAATTGATTGAATTGAAAGGTATCACCAAGGCGTTTGGTGGTCAAGTGGTACTAAAGGGCATCGATTTGGACATCTATGAAAACGAATTTGTTACCCTCTTAGGTCCATCGGGTTGTGGAAAAACAACCACACTTCGCATCATTGGTGGGTTTGAAAAACCATCCTCCGGTGAAGTGCTATTTAATGGCGAATCTGTGGCGGATTTGCCGCCACATAAAAGACCAACCAATACGGTCTTTCAACGCTATGCATTGTTTCCCCATTTAGATGTGTATGAAAATGTTGCTTTTGGATTGAGATTGAAAAAAGAATATCAAAAGATGCCAGCTAAAGCGCGTGAAGCTTTGATCGAACAAAAGGTGTCTAAATACCTTCAAATGGTTGGTTTGGTTGGCTATGAAAACCGAAGTGTCCATAAGATGTCTGGGGGTCAACAACAAAGGGTCGCGATTGCGAGGGCTTTGATCAATGAACCTCAAGTATTGTTACTGGATGAACCACTCGCTGCACTCGATTTAAAACTCCGCCAGGAGATGCAATATGAGCTTAAAGAAATCCAACGCAATGCGGGTATTACTTTTATATTTGTTACCCATGACCAAGAAGAAGCGCTAACTATGAGCGACAAAATCGTGGTCATGAATGAGGGTGAAATCCTTCAAGTAGGCACACCAGAAGATATCTACAATGAACCTAGTAGCCGATTTGTCGCGGGTTTCATTGGCGAATCGAACATCATCGAAGGCATCATGAAAGACGACTATTTGGTTCACTTTGATGGTAAAGATTATGTTTGTGTTGACTATGGATTCAAAAAGAATGAAGTGGTCGACATTGTCTTAAGACCAGAGGATTTAGATATTGTCGAACCAGGCCAAGGTTTCATTGAAGGCATTGTAGATTCCATCATTTTCAAAGGTGTTCATTATGAGATTGATGTGAAAACACCAGAACGTATTTACACGATTCATACCATCAAGTACCACGCGGAAGGGTCACAGGTATCCATCGTATTCGACAAAGAAGATGTCCACGTGATGGAAAAATGGTAA
- a CDS encoding ABC transporter permease yields the protein MKKAIPLKNKLSLRDLNLMGSPYYVVLFFLILIPLILILFYAFSERVNDLFISFSFNYFRQFLNEPAFIKTMLDSIKLAIYTTLVTLFIGYPTAYLITKSNKKTQTLLILMITAPMWVNMLLRTLAWKQIFEMLNASLLGTDIAIITGMVYVFLPFMVLPIYTVLSKIDPKLYEAADDLGANKFQTFLKVTLPLSITGVLSGITMVLLPAATTLVIPKYLGKNRYLIGNLIEDRFLTAGNWGYGSAIAIILSLVIMAMVIFTKKLDRNKGAKE from the coding sequence ATGAAAAAGGCGATACCACTGAAGAATAAACTCAGTTTAAGGGATTTAAACCTGATGGGGAGCCCTTATTATGTGGTTTTATTCTTCCTCATCCTCATTCCGCTCATATTGATATTGTTTTACGCGTTTTCAGAACGCGTTAATGACTTATTTATTTCCTTTTCATTTAACTATTTTAGACAGTTTTTAAACGAACCTGCCTTCATTAAAACAATGTTAGATTCCATTAAACTCGCGATTTATACCACATTGGTCACGTTATTTATTGGGTATCCAACCGCATATTTGATTACCAAATCGAATAAGAAAACACAAACATTACTGATTCTCATGATTACCGCACCGATGTGGGTCAATATGTTGTTAAGGACCCTCGCTTGGAAGCAAATCTTTGAAATGCTAAATGCATCCTTGTTAGGTACAGATATCGCTATCATTACTGGGATGGTGTATGTATTTTTACCATTCATGGTATTACCGATTTATACCGTTTTGTCCAAGATTGATCCAAAACTCTATGAAGCAGCCGATGATTTGGGTGCGAATAAGTTTCAAACATTTTTAAAAGTTACCTTACCATTATCGATTACAGGTGTCTTATCAGGCATCACGATGGTATTACTCCCAGCAGCAACCACGCTAGTCATCCCTAAATATTTGGGTAAAAACCGATATTTGATAGGCAATCTCATCGAAGACCGTTTCCTCACTGCAGGTAACTGGGGTTATGGTTCAGCCATCGCCATCATCCTATCTTTGGTCATCATGGCGATGGTCATCTTCACCAAGAAACTCGATCGAAATAAGGGGGCTAAAGAATGA